CGGCGCCATATTCAACGAAGCAGGCTTCCAGCGAAGCCTCGACACGGGTGATTCGACCCTTGTAAATATTGGACTTTTTCTGTTCCCGCGAAGGGATTTCGATGTCCAGGTCGTACAGGTTCTGGCCATCGACAATGGCCACGCGCAACTCTTCACGCTGAGTCGCGTTGATCAACATACGTTTCATGGTGGTAATCCTCGGCTTGGCCGCGCGTCGCGTGCCGCGGTGGCGCCACAGTGGCGGCCTGCCGGGGATCGCGCCGCTGCAGTTAAGCGGCAAAAAAAACGGCACCGTTTCCGGCGTCGGGATGATTCGGTCAGCTGCGCCTGCCGCCCCGATGCCGCAATGGCATCGGACAAACGACGGCCCAACCGTTACGATGAAAGGGAGTCGCGACCGGCCGCCAGAAGGCAACCGGGGCAATCCTCGCCGACGTTACGGGCGGGCACTCGACCCGATCCAGACTTCGATGGGCAGAATGTAGCGCCCGCCGAGTATCCTATTTCAGCAGGTTTTTTTCAATGCAGACGGCAACTTCCCATGACGCACCTCACGGTGTACGTCAAGTCGAGATCGGTCCCGAACGGGACGGTCAACGCATCGACAACGCGCTGGTGACCCTGCTCAAGGGCGTCCCCAAGAGCATGATCTATCGGCTTTTGCGTACGGGTCAGGTGCGCGTCAACGGCAAGCGGGCCAAGCCCGATACCCGTCTCGCAGAGGGTGATACGCTGCGCATCCCGCCGGTTCGAGTGGCCGAGAGGCCGGAAGGACATGCCCCCGCCGGAGGGCTGGTTGCCGCGGTCGCCGATGCGGTGATCTTCGAGGACAAGCATTTCCTGGTGATCGACAAGCCCTCGGGCGTGGCCAGTCACGGTGGCAGCGGGGTCAGCCACGGCGCCATCGAACTGCTTCGCGCGGCCAGGCCGCAGGAGCATCTGGAACTGGTTCATCGGCTGGATCGCGATACCAGCGGTGTGCTGGTCTTCGCCCGGACTCGCGCCGGGCTGACCGGTCTGCAGGCGGCGATCCGCGCCGGCGAAGTCACCAAGCAGTACCTGTGCCTGATGCTCGGCCATCCGTCCAAGGCAAAGTTCGACGTGAACGCGCCGCTGTTGAAGTCGGTGCTGCAGGGTGGTGAACGCATGGTGCGGGTGGCCGACAGCGGCAAACCGTCGCTGACGTTCTTCCGCGAGATGGAGCAGTACCCCAGCGCGCGCCTGATGCAGGCCACCCTGGGCACCGGCCGCACGCACCAGATCCGGGTGCATGCGGCACATGTCGGCCACCCGCTGGCCGGTGATCCGAAGTACGGCGACCGCGAAATGAACAAGCGCTACCGCGAGATGGGGCTGGAACGGCTGTTCCTGCACGCCTCGCACATGAGTTTCGACCTGGATGGACGGGCCTACAGCTTTTCCGCGCCGCTGCCCGATGACCTGAAAAACTTTCTCGACGTCCTTGCCGTCAAGGGCAAGCGGCTGGTCTATACCCGCGACAAGTCGCGCACCGACTACTGATCAGCGCGCCAGCAGCGCCTCGACCCGCGCGGCACAGATGAAATCGTTGAGGGACAGCCCGCCCACGTCATGGGTCGACCACAGGATCCGGCAATGGCCGTAGCCCGCCTCCAGATCCGGGTGATGGTCTTCATGGTTGGCCATGTAGCCGACCGCGTTGATGAAACCCAGGGTGTGGTGAAAATCCTTGAACGTGAAGTCCTTCACGATGGCCCGGCCGTCGTCGGCCAGGCTCCAGCCGGGCAGTTGTAGCAGCAGGTCGGCGATCTCGGGCGCCTGCAGTGCGTGTTCCTTGCCCTTGCGGGGCTGGCAATGTCTGGTCGAGAGCTCGTTGGCGTTCATGCAGTCTCCATCGGTGTTCGGAATAGCGGAGGCGAAGCGTCGAAGTTGTGCGCGCAAAAGTCAAAGCGCGCATGAAACCTGAAACAGGACTAAAATGGTGCTGTTTCGTCGGCACCGTTTGGCCGGCATCGACATGGGCGGTTCTGGAGCAGGCATGATTGATATTTCCGAGCGTGCGCAGCAGCACTTTCTGCGCCTTCTCTCACAACAGGGCATCGAAGGGCTGGGCATCCGCCTGCGGGTGACTTCGCCGGGTACGCCCGCGGCAAACTGCGAGCTGGAGTTCTGCGAGCCCATCGACCTGGCGGGTGGGGAATGGACGATCGAGTGCGCCGGTTTCGATTTTCATGTGGATGGCGAAAGCGCCAGCTGGCTTGATGGCGCCAGCATCGACTTCGAGCCGAATGCGACTGGTGGCCAGCTCAATATCCGGGCACCGAAGATCAAGGGTGACATCCCAGGCGCGGAGGCGGGACTGATCGAGCGTGTGCGCTACGTGCTGGAGGCCGAGATCAATCCCAAGCTCGCGTCGCACGGTGGCCGGGTCAGCCTGCTGGAGATCGACGCCAATGGCGTGGTGCTGCTCCAGTTCGGTGGTGGCTGCCATGGCTGCGGGATGGTCGACGTGACCCTGAAGCAGGGGGTCGAAAAGACCCTGCGCGAGCGGGTGCCGGAAATCACCGCGGTACGTGACGCTACCGATCACGCCGGCGGCGAGAAGCCCTATTACAGCAAGGCCGAGGGCAAATCCGCGATTGCCTGAACCGGTCGGTGTGTCATGACGGAAAAGGCCCGCTTGCGCGGGCCTTTTTCGGACTGGAGAGGGAATCGACTTACTTGTCGCCGCCGATGTGGCCCTGCAGGGTGTCGAGCTTGCTCGGCAGTCCCGAAAAATACGCGGACACGTCTTCGATGTCCTGGTCGGAAAGCGTGGCAACCATGCCCTTCATGATCGGGTTGTCGCGATCGCCATTCTTGTATTCGTGCAGCACGCGCTGGAGATACAGGTTGTACTGTCCTGCCAGGCGAGGGTACTGGGGGTCGATCGAGTTGCCATCGGTACCGTGGCAGGCGAAGCAGGTTGCAGCCTTCTGCTTTCCGTTCTCGGCATTGCCATTGGCCAGCAACTGGGTGGACGCGAACGCCAGCACGGCGCCGACGGAAAGCAGGGTAAGCACACGGTTCATGCGTGAAATCCTTGGCGACTACTTGGCGAGACTGGAAAGATAGGCGGCGATGTTCCGGATGTCCGCATCGGACAGGCTCTGGGCCTGCGCATCCATGGTGGGATGCTTGCGGTCGCCAGCCTTGTAACCATTCAGCGCGTTGACGATGTACTGCTCGTTCTGGCCGGCGATCTTCGGCACCGGATACTGCGGATAGGCATTGGTGTAACCGGGCACGCCATGGCAGCCGGCGCAGGTATAAACCAGCTTGCGGCCGGCGGCCTTGTCGCCTTCGGCGTGGGCGCTCGCGGTGGCGAACAGGGCAGAGGCCACAACCAGGCCCAGCAAATGCAATCGAGTCATCGAGGTCTTTCCCACGAGTGCGACGGATACGGGATCTTGCAAGCCACCAAGTATAGACGTTGCGTTAACGACCTAACAACACTCCGCTTGACGATGGTCAAGGATTGCACGGCTCGCATGCGGTACATCGGCCGGGCATTGGTGTTGCGTGCCCCGTCCCCATATACTTGGCGTGTCAGATCGTTTTCCCCGGGGGTGTCCTGGCTTCGACGGGGGTAGTGAGATGACTTGGTGCATGCCGAGGGGGCAGCTTTCCTCGTTAATCCAGCAGCAAACTCATAGTTGCCAACGACGACAACTACGCTCTCGCCGCTTAAGGCGTAAGCCCCGAACCCACTTGTGCTCATGCTCGTCGGTGTAGGGTCATTATCATGAGATCGCCGAACGCTGCCGCCTGGCGGTTCTAGGCTAAATCAATCAGGCTGGTTCCGCGGTGCGTTTTGCCCACCGTACTTGTCGCGGAACGAGATCGAACGGCGAGCTAAGCATGTAGATCCGGGCATTTAACGCCTTCGGACGCGGGTTCGACTCCCGCCACCTCCACCAACAAGAAAACCCCCGAGCGATCGGGGGTTTTTTCTTTGGTGCCTTGCCGAAGTTTCAGGCTGCGCGGTTGTGCGATCGCATAGTGCGCTGCTTTTCGATTTGCCAGTCGCGCTGCTTCTCGGTATCGCGCTTGTCGTGTTCCTGCTTGCCGCGGGCCAGGCCGATCTCGACCTTCACCTTGTTGCCTTTCCAGTACATCGCAGTCGGCACCAGGGTGTAGCCCTTGCGTTCGACGGCGCCGACCAGTTGATCGATCTCCTTGCGATGAAGGAGCAATTTGCGCGTGCGCCGGTCCTCGGCGATGACATGGGTGGAGGCACTGATCAGCGGGGGGATCGAGGTGCCGACCAGGAATATCTCGTTCTTCAGCACCACCGCATAGCTGTCGCCGAAATTGATGCGGCCCGCACGCAGTGCCTTCAGTTCCCAGCCCTGCAATGCGACGCCAGCTTCGAAGCGCTGATCGATGTGGTACTCGAAGCGGGCGCGCTTGTTCAGCGCGATGGTCCCGCCGCCCTTGTTGTCCTTGTCCTTGCTCTTGGCCATGTCCGCTAAACTTCGGGCCTCTGGGCGGCCGCATTGCCCGTCGTTCCCATCGGAGCGACGCTTTGTTGAGATTGCGTCCAGGCAGGACGCTCACTTGATCTTTCGCATTCACGGATGAATGCACAAGCCGAAGAGGTTGTCGTGATCGAAATCCGCCGCAGCGCGCTGGTGAAATATTCGCCAGCGCAGATGTTCGACCTGGTCAATGAAGTCGAAGCATACCCAAAGCGCTTCTCCTGGTGTGCCGGTGCAGAAATTCTGGAGCGCTCGGAGCATGTGCTGGTGGCGCGACTCGATCTCAAGTTCGCGGGGTTCCAGCAGAGCTTCACCACGCGAAACACGGTCGACCCGCCACGGCGTCTGCAGATGGATCTGGTAAATGGGCCGTTTCGCAGCCTCGAAGGCGTATGGGACTTCATCGCGCTGGGCGAGGCGGGATGCAAGGTCGCATTTGCGCTGGATTTCGATTACGCCGGCCGGCTCGGCGGCAGTGCCCTGAAGCTCGGTTTCCAGGGGCTGGCCGGGCGCATGGTGGATGACTTTTGTCGGGAGGCAGGGCGCGTTTATGGGTGAGGCCACGATCCGGGTCGAAGTCATTTGCGCGGGGCCGGAGCGTGCCCTGCGGCGCCGGATCGATCTTGCCCAAGGTGCCACGGTGGCTCAGGCCATTGCCGCTTCGGGGATGGCCGAGGCACTCCCCGGGGGCACGATCAGTTCCGAACGCCTCGGCCTGTTTTCCCGCAAGGTGGCGCCGGATCACGTACTGCGTGACGGCGACAGGGTCGAAATATATCGCCCCTTGCTGCTCGATCCGATGGAGGCACGTCGGCGACGCGCCCGTTGAGCCATGTGCAGCCAGGCCGTCGGCTGATCAGTGGCCGTCGTTGCTGCCCTGTCCGAAACCGCCGTTGTCCTTCTTGTCATCCGGCGAGGTGTTCTTGTCACCTTGGGTTTCGTTGGCCGGATAGCCGGCGTTGTATTTCTTGCTGTCCTTGACCAGTTGCTGGGCGTCCTGCGCAAAGAAGTCGCCTTCGGTGCGCACCAGGGTGTCGTTGTTGAAGGTCAGCGTGAACGTGCGCACCTTCATCGGGGCGCCACGACGCGAAAACGTCGAAACGTAGTCCCACCGGCTCTGGTCGAACGGGCTGTTTACCGACGGTGTTCCCATCAACACCAGCACCTGATGCTTGGTCATTCCCGGCTTGAGCTGATCCACCGTTTTCTTGTCCAGCAGATTGCCTTGCTGCACGTCGGGCTTGTAGACGATGTGGCAGCCGGCGACAGAGAGCGCCAGCATGGTGAAAACCAGCAGGGTAATCAGCTTTTGCATGCGTGTTGCGTCCGGATCGTGAAGGTGTCGGATGATACACTACCGGCTCGAAAAGGCCGTGTGCGAGGGTGGGGCATGGAACAGGAAACCAGAGAGCTGCGCAGGGTGGGCCTCAAGGTCACGCATCCGCGCATGCGCATCCTGCAGATTTTCGACGAAGAAGGCGTGCAGCATCTCAGTGCCGAGGACGTCTACAAGAAACTGCTTGCCCACCAGGAAGACATCGGACTGGCCACCGTTTACCGGGTGCTGACCCAGTTCGAGGCGGCCGGCATCATCGTCAAGCACAATTTTGAAGGTGGCCAGGCGGTCTACGAACTTGACCGCGGCAAGCACCACGATCACATGATTGATGTGGACAGCGGAAAGGTCATCGAGTTCGTCAGCGAGGAGATCGAACGTCTCCAGCATGAAATTGCGGCCAAGCACGGCTACGTGATCGAGGATCACAACCTGGTCCTCTATGTAAGGCCCAAGCACCGTCCCCGCAAAGGCTGAGCAGTTGCCACGGCGCCCACCGCCGGCGCCATTCCCCCGAAAAGGCAACATTCCCCCGAAAGGGCAAACGGCAGGCATAAAAAAGCCGCGAGGAGGACTCCTGTCCGCCCGCGGCTGCTCCTCTACCTGTCGATCGGCAAGCGAATGGCTCGCTGTTGCCTCATGACTCTCGCCAGGTAGCGGCGAAACGGCATCCTGCCGTTTTTTCAGAGCCGCCGTCCCCACGGCTGCCCTGATCCGTCATCTTGCGATGACGGCTCCCCCACATCGATGGATTGATCGTAACGAGAGCTTCACTTTTGCGGTATCAGAAAAATTCCTAGGTCACTCGCTGCTCTTCCATCGCGCCTGTGCTGCTTCGCAGCAAGATGCGAAGGTGGACTCCGGTCGCGGCAGGACGCAGCCGGAACTGTCCACCCAGCGACGTGACGCGGTCACGCATGCCTTGCAATCCACGACCGCCACGCGGCAGTCGGCTGGGCAGGCCCGCGCCATCGTCACGGACGTCCAGCAGGGCCACGGCGATGCCCTGGCGTTCGCCGATGCGCAGGCGCAGCCGGAATTCGCTGGCCCTGGCGTGCTTGACGGCATTGGTGGCGCTCTCCTGCACCAGCCGGTAAATGGCGGTGCGGGTATCGTCGTCCAGCAGGCGCGGGTCGCCATGCAACTGGGTGTGATACGTCATCCCGGCGGCATTCAGCAGATCGCGAATCGGTCCCTCGTCGAGCGCGCGCAGCAACCCGAACTCGTCCAGCACGGCCGGGCGCAGGTCGTCGAGCAGCCGATGCAGGGCTCGCCGCATGTGCGCGAGGATGGTGTTGATCGAGGTACTGATGTCCTCCATCCCGGCCTGGTGCAGGCGTGCCTGGGCCAGCTTCACGTGGGTCTGGATCGCGGTGATGTTCTGGCCGAGCTCGTCGTGCAGTTCGGCGGCCAGATGGCGGCGCTGGTTTTCGTCGGCCTGCAGGTTGCCGCGCGCGGCGTCCCGCAATTGGTGGGCCAGCTGGTCGAGGCGGCGGTTGACGGCGCCAAGGTAGACGTTCTGCTCGGCCACCCGTGCGCTGCTGCGGCGCAGGGCGTCCGTGGCCGAACCGAGCATCAGTGCGCCGGTGCCTGCCACGGCCAGGAACAGGTAGGCCGCGGCCGTCGTGGGCGCGTGGCCCAGGTGCTGATCCACCAGGGTCATGCCCAGGCTGGTGGTCAGCATGGCCAGGCTGGCCCCTCGCCAGCCGTGACGGAAAGCGAAGAACAGTACCGGCGCCAGCGAAAGTACCCGGGCGAACTGTGGTTGCGGCGCGGCCTGTTCCGACAGCACCAGCAGGATGGTCATCGACGGCAGCATGACCAGCAGGCCATCCATGACCAGGCTGGCCAGGGCGCGCTGCTCGATTCGCGTGCGCAGGACCATGATCATCAACGGCACGATCAGGAGGATGCCCAGATACTGGCTGAGCAACTCCTCGCCAAGCATGCGGGCCAGCAATTCGGGGGAGCTCGGGGTGCTGACCATCGCCAGCAGCGCGGCGTCGACGGCGGTCGTCGCGGAAACCACCAGAACCACCGACAGCATCAGTCGGGTCACTTCCTGCGGGCTTTGCAGGCTGGCATGCAGGTTGAACCGGCGCAGCAGCCACAGGCCGCCGGCCATCACCAGCGGCTCCGGCAACTCGCCGATGGCCAAACCCAGCCAACCCAGCGGCATGCCATGGGCGAGTGCGATACCGGTGGTCGCGGCCAGCTCGGCGCCCAGCAGCCAGCCCCAATAGCGCACCGGGGTCAGCAGCAGGGTGCCGAAACGCAGGCCGTAAGGCAGCATCCAGTAGGGTTGGACGGTCGACCACAGCAGCAGCCAGAGCAGCAGATAGCCCGCGGCGATGATGGGCCCGGAGTCGGGCAGGTGCAGGAGTTTCGATCGCATGGACGAATGTTACATGCGCGCCCGTTGCGGATGTTCAGGGGAGCGAGCGGCCGGGAATGTACAGATGGGCTCCCGCTCTGTGTAAAGTAGGCGGATGTACAGCATCGTTCTGGTTGATGACCATGCCATCGTTCGCGAGGGCTTCAAGCGGCTGATCGAGATGGAGTCCGATCTCGATGTGGTGGCCGAATGCCGCAGCGCCGACGATGCCGTCGAAGCCGTGGGGCATTGGCGTCCCGATCTGGTGGCCCTGGACCTGTCCCTGCCGGATGGCAGCGGCCTGCCGCTGATCGAGCATCTTCGCAGCGTGCATCCGCAGGCCCGCATCGTGGTGCTGAGCATGCATGACGGCGAGCCCTATGTATCCGAAGCGCTTCGTCGCGGCGCCAGTGGTTACGTCACCAAGGGTGTCGCTCCCGAAGAACTGGTGGCGGGCCTGCGCGCGGTGATGCAGGGCGAGTGCTTCCTGAGCTCGGACCTGCGCCAGCGTCGGGCGGAGCGGCCGAATGAGGCGCTGGACCCGGTCAACCGGCTCACCACCCGGGAGCGCGAAGTGTTCCTGCTGCTGGCTGGCGGCCTGACCCCGAAGCAGGTGGCGGCGGAGCTGGGCATCGGCCAGAAGACCGTCTACATCCACCGGGCCAGCCTGATGGGCAAGCTGGGGGCGGGGTCGGAACTCGATCTCTACCGCATGGCCAGCGAACGAGGGTTGCTGTCACCGGCGGGCTGACGGGTCACTCGCGCCGGCATCAGCTCAGTCCGTCTGTGCGCGGTCCAGCATCTGCCTGGCGTGGGCCCTGGTTTCCCGGGTGATCTCCAGACCACCCAGCATGCGCGCCAGCTCGTCGCGGCGGCCGGCGGCATCGAGCTTCTCGATACGGGTGCGGGTGGAGTCGTCATCGCTGTGCTTGCTGACCCGCAGATGGGCGTGCCCCTGCGCGGCAACCTGCGGCAGATGGGTGACACACAGAACCTGTCGCTGCGCACCCAACGCCCGGAGTTTCTGCCCGACCACCTCGGCGATCGCCCCACCGATGCCGGTATCGACCTCGTCGAAGATCATGCTGCCGACCGTGTCCTTGCCCAGCGTGGCGACTTCGATGGCCAGGCTGATGCGGGCCAGTTCGCCACCGGAGGCGACCTTGCGCAGTGCGCGCGGTGGTTGACCGGGATTGGCACTGACCAGGAACTCGCAGCGTTCGCGACCCTGCGGGTCGGGCTCGCCGGCGGCAGCGGGTTCCAGTTCGACCTGCAACTGGCCGCCGGCCATGCCCAGTTCGTTCATCAGGGCGCTGACTTCCTCACCGAGCCGACTGGCAGCCAGCGAGCGGGCCTCGCTCAGCCTGGCGGCGGCGTCGGCATGGGCCAGCTCCAGCCGCCGGCTTTGCGTGGCCAGCGCTTCAAGCGCATCGCCGGCGCCTTCCAGTTCATCGTGTTCGGCGCGCAGGGCGGCCAGCTTGTCATGCAGTTCCGCAGCCGGCAGCCGGTGCCGCCGCGACAGTTCGTGCAGCCGGGCCAGGTGGTTGTCCACTTCGCTGAAACGTTCCGGATCAAGGTCGACGTCCTGCGCGTATCGTCCCAGACCATCGGCCGCCTCAGCCAGCTGGATGCCGGCGTTGTCCAGCAGATCGAGCAGGGGGGCGAGCTTGTCGTCGAGTGCGGCAAGCTTGGACAGCTCCGCGTGGGTGCGACCCAGCGCGCGGCGCAGCGCGAATTCGCTGTCGCCATCGAGCAGTTCCAGCACGCTGGTGCTGCCTTCAGCCAGCCGTCCGGCATTGGCCAGCCGCTTGTGACTCGATTCCAGCTCGGCCAGTTCGGCGGGCGGCAGGGACCATTTTTCTAGCGATTCGATTTCGTGGCGAAGCAGTTCGAGGCGCTGGTCCCGGTCGTCGCCGCCGCTGAGCTTGCGCATGCGCGCCGCGAGCTCGCGCCACTGCATGGCGCTTTCGCGCACCTGCACCAGCAGGTCGTCATGGCCGGCATAAGCGTCGAGCAGGGCCAGCTGATGAGGACGGGACAGCAGTGCCTGATGCTCGTGCTGGCCATGGATCTCGACCAGCAGGGCGGCCAGTTCGCCGAGCTGGCGCGCGTTGGCCGGGCGGCCGTTGATCCAGGCCCGGGAACTGCCCTCGGCACGGATCACCCGGCGCAACTGGCAGCCACCATCCTCGTCCAGTTCCTCGCGGGACAGCCACGCCCGCGCCTCGGCCAGATCGGTGAGGTCGAACTCGGCAGCCAGTTCGGCGCGGTCGCTGCCGGCGCGGACCATGCCGCTGTCGGCGCGGGCCCCGGCCAGCAGCATCAGGGCGTCGACCAGCAATGACTTGCCGGCACCGGTTTCGCCGCTGACCACGGTCAGGCCGGGGCCGAAGGACACTTCGGCGGCTTCCACAACGGCAAAATGGCGGACGTAGAGCGAAGTAAGCATGGCTGGCTTGATCGGGGAGTGACGGGATTGTAGCGGGAGCCGCCGAGCTGCTGGATACGTTTCACTTGCAAGGCGCGCGCGCAGACCTTATTTCTGTGTGGTCTCACGGACTGCAACACTCAGCATGACGAACCGGCACGGCCACGACCTCGATGCACGCGCGCGCAACCTGTTGCGCACGCTGATTGCGCAATACCTGATCGACGGCGAGCCGGTCGGCTCTCGCACGCTGTCGCGTTCGTCCGGCCTGGATGTCAGTGCTGCCACCATCCGCAACATCATGGCGGATCTGGAAGACGCCGGCCTGGTCGCTTCGCCGCACACCTCGGCAGGGAGGGTGCCGACGCCGCGCGGGCTGCGCCTGTTCGTCGACAGCCTGATCGAACTGCAGCCGCTGCCGCAGGC
This is a stretch of genomic DNA from Rhodanobacter sp. FDAARGOS 1247. It encodes these proteins:
- a CDS encoding cytochrome c, whose translation is MNRVLTLLSVGAVLAFASTQLLANGNAENGKQKAATCFACHGTDGNSIDPQYPRLAGQYNLYLQRVLHEYKNGDRDNPIMKGMVATLSDQDIEDVSAYFSGLPSKLDTLQGHIGGDK
- the smpB gene encoding SsrA-binding protein SmpB translates to MAKSKDKDNKGGGTIALNKRARFEYHIDQRFEAGVALQGWELKALRAGRINFGDSYAVVLKNEIFLVGTSIPPLISASTHVIAEDRRTRKLLLHRKEIDQLVGAVERKGYTLVPTAMYWKGNKVKVEIGLARGKQEHDKRDTEKQRDWQIEKQRTMRSHNRAA
- a CDS encoding RluA family pseudouridine synthase; the protein is MTLLKGVPKSMIYRLLRTGQVRVNGKRAKPDTRLAEGDTLRIPPVRVAERPEGHAPAGGLVAAVADAVIFEDKHFLVIDKPSGVASHGGSGVSHGAIELLRAARPQEHLELVHRLDRDTSGVLVFARTRAGLTGLQAAIRAGEVTKQYLCLMLGHPSKAKFDVNAPLLKSVLQGGERMVRVADSGKPSLTFFREMEQYPSARLMQATLGTGRTHQIRVHAAHVGHPLAGDPKYGDREMNKRYREMGLERLFLHASHMSFDLDGRAYSFSAPLPDDLKNFLDVLAVKGKRLVYTRDKSRTDY
- a CDS encoding cytochrome c, whose amino-acid sequence is MTRLHLLGLVVASALFATASAHAEGDKAAGRKLVYTCAGCHGVPGYTNAYPQYPVPKIAGQNEQYIVNALNGYKAGDRKHPTMDAQAQSLSDADIRNIAAYLSSLAK
- a CDS encoding outer membrane protein assembly factor BamE; translation: MQKLITLLVFTMLALSVAGCHIVYKPDVQQGNLLDKKTVDQLKPGMTKHQVLVLMGTPSVNSPFDQSRWDYVSTFSRRGAPMKVRTFTLTFNNDTLVRTEGDFFAQDAQQLVKDSKKYNAGYPANETQGDKNTSPDDKKDNGGFGQGSNDGH
- a CDS encoding MASE1 domain-containing protein, translating into MRSKLLHLPDSGPIIAAGYLLLWLLLWSTVQPYWMLPYGLRFGTLLLTPVRYWGWLLGAELAATTGIALAHGMPLGWLGLAIGELPEPLVMAGGLWLLRRFNLHASLQSPQEVTRLMLSVVLVVSATTAVDAALLAMVSTPSSPELLARMLGEELLSQYLGILLIVPLMIMVLRTRIEQRALASLVMDGLLVMLPSMTILLVLSEQAAPQPQFARVLSLAPVLFFAFRHGWRGASLAMLTTSLGMTLVDQHLGHAPTTAAAYLFLAVAGTGALMLGSATDALRRSSARVAEQNVYLGAVNRRLDQLAHQLRDAARGNLQADENQRRHLAAELHDELGQNITAIQTHVKLAQARLHQAGMEDISTSINTILAHMRRALHRLLDDLRPAVLDEFGLLRALDEGPIRDLLNAAGMTYHTQLHGDPRLLDDDTRTAIYRLVQESATNAVKHARASEFRLRLRIGERQGIAVALLDVRDDGAGLPSRLPRGGRGLQGMRDRVTSLGGQFRLRPAATGVHLRILLRSSTGAMEEQRVT
- a CDS encoding NfuA family Fe-S biogenesis protein, which gives rise to MIDISERAQQHFLRLLSQQGIEGLGIRLRVTSPGTPAANCELEFCEPIDLAGGEWTIECAGFDFHVDGESASWLDGASIDFEPNATGGQLNIRAPKIKGDIPGAEAGLIERVRYVLEAEINPKLASHGGRVSLLEIDANGVVLLQFGGGCHGCGMVDVTLKQGVEKTLRERVPEITAVRDATDHAGGEKPYYSKAEGKSAIA
- a CDS encoding RnfH family protein; translation: MGEATIRVEVICAGPERALRRRIDLAQGATVAQAIAASGMAEALPGGTISSERLGLFSRKVAPDHVLRDGDRVEIYRPLLLDPMEARRRRAR
- the fur gene encoding ferric iron uptake transcriptional regulator, whose protein sequence is MEQETRELRRVGLKVTHPRMRILQIFDEEGVQHLSAEDVYKKLLAHQEDIGLATVYRVLTQFEAAGIIVKHNFEGGQAVYELDRGKHHDHMIDVDSGKVIEFVSEEIERLQHEIAAKHGYVIEDHNLVLYVRPKHRPRKG
- a CDS encoding 4a-hydroxytetrahydrobiopterin dehydratase codes for the protein MNANELSTRHCQPRKGKEHALQAPEIADLLLQLPGWSLADDGRAIVKDFTFKDFHHTLGFINAVGYMANHEDHHPDLEAGYGHCRILWSTHDVGGLSLNDFICAARVEALLAR
- the recN gene encoding DNA repair protein RecN, with the protein product MLTSLYVRHFAVVEAAEVSFGPGLTVVSGETGAGKSLLVDALMLLAGARADSGMVRAGSDRAELAAEFDLTDLAEARAWLSREELDEDGGCQLRRVIRAEGSSRAWINGRPANARQLGELAALLVEIHGQHEHQALLSRPHQLALLDAYAGHDDLLVQVRESAMQWRELAARMRKLSGGDDRDQRLELLRHEIESLEKWSLPPAELAELESSHKRLANAGRLAEGSTSVLELLDGDSEFALRRALGRTHAELSKLAALDDKLAPLLDLLDNAGIQLAEAADGLGRYAQDVDLDPERFSEVDNHLARLHELSRRHRLPAAELHDKLAALRAEHDELEGAGDALEALATQSRRLELAHADAAARLSEARSLAASRLGEEVSALMNELGMAGGQLQVELEPAAAGEPDPQGRERCEFLVSANPGQPPRALRKVASGGELARISLAIEVATLGKDTVGSMIFDEVDTGIGGAIAEVVGQKLRALGAQRQVLCVTHLPQVAAQGHAHLRVSKHSDDDSTRTRIEKLDAAGRRDELARMLGGLEITRETRAHARQMLDRAQTD
- a CDS encoding response regulator transcription factor, translated to MYSIVLVDDHAIVREGFKRLIEMESDLDVVAECRSADDAVEAVGHWRPDLVALDLSLPDGSGLPLIEHLRSVHPQARIVVLSMHDGEPYVSEALRRGASGYVTKGVAPEELVAGLRAVMQGECFLSSDLRQRRAERPNEALDPVNRLTTREREVFLLLAGGLTPKQVAAELGIGQKTVYIHRASLMGKLGAGSELDLYRMASERGLLSPAG
- a CDS encoding type II toxin-antitoxin system RatA family toxin yields the protein MIEIRRSALVKYSPAQMFDLVNEVEAYPKRFSWCAGAEILERSEHVLVARLDLKFAGFQQSFTTRNTVDPPRRLQMDLVNGPFRSLEGVWDFIALGEAGCKVAFALDFDYAGRLGGSALKLGFQGLAGRMVDDFCREAGRVYG